A stretch of DNA from Gimesia chilikensis:
CAACAATATGGGCTGGGCCCATGTGGATGTTGTGCTGACCACGGGGGGATCCTCCCGCATGCCCATGATTCGTGATGCTCTGAAACAGGCCAGCGGTACAACACAGAATCTGTCATTACCCCCGGATCAGTCGATTGCCCATGGTGCAGCTTATTATGCGGGAATGTTGCTCAGTAACCGGGAATACGCGGAATCGATTCTGACGAAGGATGCCGCAAGTCGACTGTCCAAAATGAAGCAGCATAGCGTCAACGCGCGGTCACTGGGCTTTCTGGTGCGTGACCAGACGGGACAACAGCGGATACCGCATTATCTCTTGCCGGCTAATACAAAGTTGCCGGCAGCGGTCAAACATACCTATGGAACTGTCTCCCCTGATCAACGCCGGGTGCATCTAAAGCTGATCGAAAGTGGCGCTTCTCAGGATGAACCATTTGTCATTCTGGGGAACTGCAAAATTGAAGGACTGCCTCCGAATCTGCCGGTCGATTCCAAAATCGAAGTACAGATGGAATATGATGCGGAAGCACGTGTGCACGTTTCCGCTAAAGATTTGACAAGCGGAAAAGAGGCACGGATTGAAATTTCTCGGGAGCAGAACCTGATATCCACAGCACCTGCAACTGCAGAGGCCACTCCGTCGGACGGGACACAGAAAGATTCTCAGTCTGATCCGTTGATGCTGCAGGAAATACTGGATCAGGCAGAATCCATCAAAGCGGAGCGTAAGGAGCAGAAAGCTGCGCCTCGGGAATCTTTTACCACTAAACCGAATCCTGTGGCACGTGGACTGGACAGTTCAGAGCGGCCAGTGGCATTATGTAACCAGTGCGGTGACCCCTTGCAGGGGGCACCGGCGTCTGACTGTCCGACCCCGGAGCAGCATTCGAAAGGAACAGCATCCAGCAGGTCGAATAAGGGACGTCGTACGGGCGTCGGAAAACAAACGCCGGTATCACCTGATGCTCCACAGAAAACTCGTAAAAAACGGGCAGGTTCTCAGAGGAAAAAAAAGAGATCTGCTTTACAGGCACAAAAGAAGCCGCGTCCGCAATCCAGCAAGCCCACCAGGATGGATGCTGCTGAGAGCGAATTCTGGGATCTACTGGAAGACGCCTGATCTGCCTTTGACAAAACTTCATAAAATGAAAACTACAGGATAACTGATCTCTGATGAAAATAGACCGGATTGAACTTTACCATGTGGCGATGCCACTGATTTATCCCTGGCGTACCGCTTACGGCGAAGACGCAGCCATTCATTCCGTGTTATGCCGGATGACCAGTGGTTCTGTTGATGGCTGGGGGGAAAGCACACCTCTGGCTGCCCCCTGCTACAGTCCGGAATGGGCGGGGGGTGTATTTCATACTGTCTCAGAATGGCTGGCACCAGCAGTCGTTGGACAAAGTTTTGACAGCGGTTCCGCGCTGCAGGATGCCATCTCGCTGTATAAGGGGAATTCATTTGCCAAGGCGGCTCTGGACAATGCCTGGTGGAGTCTGCACAGTCGTATCAGCGGAACGCCCCTGCACATTGCTTTGGGAGCAACACGCGATGAGGTACCTGTGGGAGCAGACTTCGGAGTGATGGATCATCTGGATGATCTGATTGAAGCCGTTGGGGGAGCCGTCTCAGAACAGTTTCCTCGGATTAAGCTGAAGTTCCGTCCCGGCTGGGATATCCCCATGCTTCAGGCAATTCGGACGGCTTTTCCAGATGAGGTATTTCATATTGACTGTAACAGCGGTTATCGCCTGAGCGATCTCCCACTATTTCAGGCAATCGAAGAATTCGATCTGGCAATGATTGAGCAACCTCTGCAACACGATGACCTGACGGACCATGTTCGACTGCAGGAACAAATTAAAACGCCGGTTTGTCTGGATGAGAGTATTACGCATCCCTATCGTGCACAGCAGGCAGTCAATTTGAAGAGTTGTCAATATGTCAACGTCAAGCCGGGCCGTGTGGGCGGCCTGACAAACGCCGTCAAGATTCATGATCTCTGTCAGACTGCGGGAATCCCCTGCTGGGTCGGGGGGATGCTGGAGAGCGCAACAGGAGCCTCGCATTGTACTGCTCTGGCGATGCTGGATAACTTCACCTATCCCGCTGATATTTTCCCCAGCGAGAAATATTATCGAGAAGATATGGCCCAGGAGCCTCTGAGACTCGTCAATCTTGAAGGAGGAATCCCGGGAGTGAAAGCGTTTGATGAATTGCCAGACCCGGATATGAATCGCCTGCAGGCACTCACACTCCAACACAAAGTAATTGAAACTTGAGTTTCTGCGAGATTCAGTTTAGGGTGGGTTCGAATGTTCATGTTTTGTCGCGGCAGCAAGCCGGAGTGGGAAAAAACGAGAAACTTCTAATAAATTCACCTTCCTGGGGAATAACCAGATGTCTTACTGCCTCTGTTTAGTTAGAGAATCAGGTTATGTCACGGACCAGTCGTAACAATTCGGAAGAACTGACACGATTAGTTGATGAGTATTATCAGCTGCTGTATCGCTATGCTTTTCGCCTTTCGGGCGACAGAGCTGATGCAGAAGATCTGACTCAGCAAACTTATTTGATCGCACAGAAGAAACTGTCCCAGTTACGCGATGCAAGGTCTGCCCGTTCCTGGTTGTGTACGATTTTGCGAAATTTGTTTCTGAAAAAAGTCACACGGAAAGCCGAGCCTGTTTCACTGGGATCCAGTCCTGATGTTGCCTCTGATCCTGCAGAGATACCGGAACTGACCTCAGAAGAACTTCAGACTGCACTGGACGAATTACCCGAGGATTTTCGACTCCCCTTATTAATGTTTTATTTTGAAGAACAATCCTACAAAGAAATTTCGAATGAGTTGTCTATCCCGCTGGGAACCGTGATGAGTCGGCTGGCACGTGCCAGGGCTTTTCTGCAGGAACGGTTTGCTTCGCTCCGGGAAGATATAAGTCCGATTCATTCATAAAAAAGATTGCCCTTTACGGTATTACCATGAACGCTTCCGAATCATCCAGATCACCTGAATATTCTGAGCCAGATCATTCTGCCTCAGATTCATTCGCTGATGGTCCCGTCTTTCATTCGGAGCTCAAGCGTGTTTTATTTGAGGTAGATGTACCCGAAAATGGAAAGCAGGGAGTACTGGATGCTCTGGCCCAAATTGACTCCGATGCCACCATCTCTATAGATCACCCCCCTGTTTCCCGTAGAGCTTTTCTCAAAAACCCGGGAACCCTGGTGGGGCTTTCGACTTGCCTGCTGTTTGCCGCAGTTCTGGCGTTTTTCTGGGTAACCCGACAACCGGTAATTCCTCTGGCGAAGCTCAGTCCAGAACTGAATCTGGACAGTCGCTTCATGTCGGAATTCGATGGAAATTTCGCGACCTCATTTCCGGCACAAGGTGGCTGGCATCAAAAAGGTCTGTTGAATTTTATTGGTCAGACCTACGGACTTTCCATCAGCGAGTCGGTTGTACACGACGCTGCGGTTCGTTTTTTCAGACTTTCATCAGGAAAAACTCGCACTGTCTATGGTGCTCTGCTGCAGATTCCTGCCAGTAGAGTCAGTCCCCTGCCCACATTAACCTCTTTTGATCCAGGCAAGGTCGAGTATACTCAACTGGGTAAGGGGAATTACGCGACCGTGAAATGGGTCGAAGCAGATCAGGTTTATGTCTGCATTGTCTTTGGTGGTGCCCGGGAGCTGGAAGCTCTGGGACGTGCCTTACAATCGACTGCCGCTTGAAATCTCTCTACTAACCGGCTCTACTGGTACCTGCAGTTGTTTGACGCTGCGCAAGTGAATGGAGTCTGACTATTTCCCTATCAACTTCTGAATTTCCAGGGTAGCCGCCATGTTCTCACTGCTT
This window harbors:
- a CDS encoding Hsp70 family protein produces the protein MQKLQAVGIDLGTTYSCIAHLNEHGEPVTIPNLEGELSTPSVAMFDGAEVIVGTEALRHAIVNPQNVVQHAKRFLGKQDFRWEIDGRYFSPRDISAFILKKLLASAEERIGRIDSAVITVPAQFSDLQRQETIAAGKQAGLTQVDLINEPVAAALCYVLGSEGMWFAELAEEQRILVYDLGGGTFDLSLVKYQKDEVEVIASGGDLKLGGIDWNSTLQASVAEQFYNEFGINPCNDPESLQYLANEVEQAKRSLTVRPKTTLACQVGSQRKTYQITQSQFEQLSKGLVDRTTEITRALLKDNNMGWAHVDVVLTTGGSSRMPMIRDALKQASGTTQNLSLPPDQSIAHGAAYYAGMLLSNREYAESILTKDAASRLSKMKQHSVNARSLGFLVRDQTGQQRIPHYLLPANTKLPAAVKHTYGTVSPDQRRVHLKLIESGASQDEPFVILGNCKIEGLPPNLPVDSKIEVQMEYDAEARVHVSAKDLTSGKEARIEISREQNLISTAPATAEATPSDGTQKDSQSDPLMLQEILDQAESIKAERKEQKAAPRESFTTKPNPVARGLDSSERPVALCNQCGDPLQGAPASDCPTPEQHSKGTASSRSNKGRRTGVGKQTPVSPDAPQKTRKKRAGSQRKKKRSALQAQKKPRPQSSKPTRMDAAESEFWDLLEDA
- a CDS encoding RNA polymerase sigma factor, encoding MSRTSRNNSEELTRLVDEYYQLLYRYAFRLSGDRADAEDLTQQTYLIAQKKLSQLRDARSARSWLCTILRNLFLKKVTRKAEPVSLGSSPDVASDPAEIPELTSEELQTALDELPEDFRLPLLMFYFEEQSYKEISNELSIPLGTVMSRLARARAFLQERFASLREDISPIHS
- the menC gene encoding o-succinylbenzoate synthase; amino-acid sequence: MKIDRIELYHVAMPLIYPWRTAYGEDAAIHSVLCRMTSGSVDGWGESTPLAAPCYSPEWAGGVFHTVSEWLAPAVVGQSFDSGSALQDAISLYKGNSFAKAALDNAWWSLHSRISGTPLHIALGATRDEVPVGADFGVMDHLDDLIEAVGGAVSEQFPRIKLKFRPGWDIPMLQAIRTAFPDEVFHIDCNSGYRLSDLPLFQAIEEFDLAMIEQPLQHDDLTDHVRLQEQIKTPVCLDESITHPYRAQQAVNLKSCQYVNVKPGRVGGLTNAVKIHDLCQTAGIPCWVGGMLESATGASHCTALAMLDNFTYPADIFPSEKYYREDMAQEPLRLVNLEGGIPGVKAFDELPDPDMNRLQALTLQHKVIET